From the genome of Candidatus Competibacteraceae bacterium:
ACAGAAGGCGGGTGAAGTGCCCGCCTGTCTCTACCTCATCATCGACGGCTTGGTTTACGAGGTGGACGGCGACCCCACGCTCCCGGGTCGCGAGAGCACGGAAACCGCCGCGGTCGCCAATGATGGCTCGCCCATGTGGTACGTGATCGCCCTGTATGGCGCCGAGGACGTCTTTGACGCCGGCGCCTTGCTGGAAGGCACGGGCACCCACAGTTTCGTGGTCGGCAAACCCACCCGCTGCCTGCAGATGCCACGACCGGTCTTCCTGCAAACCATTCAAAATCATCCACCGCTGGCGGCTTTCTACAATCAGAAAATTTCCCAGCGGCTCGCCACCCTGCGCGAGACCGACGACCGCCAGGAATTGGCGGCATTCACCATCGCCAGAATTCAGGACGTCTATATTCATCCGCCGCTCTTCGTGACCGCCGAAGCCTCCATACACGAAGCCGCGCTGGCGATGAAAGCCCACAAAACCAATTCGGTGCTGGTTCGGTATGGCGATGAAGTCGGCATCGTCACCGCCACCGATCTGCGGGAAGCGGCTATCATCCAGCGGCGCTCCGTGGACGAAGCCATCGGACCACTGGCCACCTACGACCTGATCGACATGGAGCCGGGCGATTTTCTGTTCAATGCCCTGCTGCGAATGACCCACCACAACGTCAACCGGCTGGTGATCCGCGACAGCAAAACCATTCATGGCATTCTCGAACAGATCGATCTGCTCAGTTATCTTTCCAACCACTCGCATCTGATCGCCCTGCAAATCGACCGGGCGCGCTCCCGGGAGGATCTAAAGTGGGCCAGCCACGATCTGGTCAATGTGATCCGTGACCTGCACGACAAGGGCATCAAAATCCGCTACATCATGCAACTGGTGTCGGAACTCAATAAGAAGCTGTTGCGTAAGCTGTTTGCTCTGATCGCACCGCCGGAACTGCTGGAAAACGCCTGCCTGCTGGTGCTGGGCAGCGAGGGCCGCGAGGAGCAGGTGCTGAAGACCGATCAGGATAATGCCCTGATCCTGCGCGACGGCTTCAGTTACCCCGATTTGGAGCGAATCACCCGCGAATTTACCGAAAGCCTGATCGATTTCGGCTATCCACGTTGTCCCGGCAACATCATGGTGTCGAACCCGTACTGGAGCAAATCGGTTGCCGCCTACAAAGACGAACTGTTTCAATGGATCGTTCATCCGAGCCATGATTCCTTTCTGCAATTCGCCATCTTCTTCGACGCCACGGCGGTGGCCGGCGACGAGAATTTGCTCCGCCATGTCAAGGACCACATGTATCGCCTGCTCGGCGACCATCGATCTTTCTACAGCCAGTTCGCCAAATCCACCGTCGCGTTTGAAACACCGTTGGGGTTTTTCACCAATTTCGTGGTCGAAAAAGACCGCGACGAGCTGGACATCAAGAAAGGCGGTATCTTCCCTATCGTTCACGGCGCCCGCAGTTTGGCTTTGGAATACCGGTTGCCGCAGACCCATACCGTGGACCGGATCATGGCGCTAAGCCAGCGGAACCTGTTCAAGCCCTCTTTCGGCGTTGAACTGATCGAAGTCTTCATCTATCTGTCCACCTTGCGCGCCGAGGCTGGCCTGCGCAAAATCAAACAGGGAATACCGCAGGATAATTACCTGAACCCCAAGGATCTCAACAAGCTGCAACGGGAAGTGCTGCGCGATTCGTTCAAGATCGTCAACGAATTCAAAAAATTCATCACCTATCACTTCAAACTGGGGATGATCAGTTAACCGGAAAACCCCCATGAGGCTTTCCCCGTGAAAACGCACCTGCACCACCTCATCGCCCAGGCACTCCAACAACTCCAACAGGAGGGAGTGCTCATCGACGTCGATCCATCCTCGATTCCGCTGGAACGCACTCGCGACCGCACGCACGGCGATTTCGCCAGCACCATCGCGCTGGCCTTGGCCAAAACCGCCCGCCGTAAGCCCCGCGAACTGGCCGAACGCATCAAGGCAACCCTGCCCGCCTCCGCCCATGTCGCCAAGGTGGAGATCGCCGGGCCCGGTTTCATCAATTTCTTCCTGGCGCCCACCGCCTATCAAGCGGCAGTCAGCGAGGTCCTCAAGCAGCGGGATGGTTTCGGCCGGAGCACGCTCGGCGGCGGCAAGCGGGTACAGGTAGAGTTCGTCTCCGCCAACCCCACCGGCCCACTGCATGTCGGCCACGGCCGCGGCGCGGCGTTCGGCGCCACCGTCGCCAATCTGCTGGAAGCGATCGGCTACCGGGTTCACCGCGAATACTATGTCAACGACGCCGGCCGGCAGATGAATATCCTGGCCGCCAGCATCTGGCTGCGCTACCTGGAGCACTGCGGCGAACAGTTTCGTTTTCCCAGCAACGGCTATCGAGGCGATTACGTGCGCGACATCGCCGCCCGCCTTTATGCCGAACACGACGGCGCCTACATGGCCTCGGCGGTGCACATATTTCAGGATGCACCACCGGACGAGATCCGCAACGAAGCAGGCGAGATAATCGCTCCCGGCGACAAGGAAGCCCACATCGACGCCCTGGTCGAACGTGCCCGCGCCCTGCTGGGCGATCACCACTACCGCTACATTTTCGAACTGGGCCTCAATACCATTTTGGACGACATCCGCGACGACCTGCGGGAGTTCGGCGTGGTCTACGACGAGTGGTACTCGGAACTCACCCTGGCGGAAAGTGGCGCGGTCAACAAAACCATCAACCGGCTGCGCGATACGGATTACATCTACGAGCAGGACGGGGCATTCTGGTTTCGCTCCAGCGCCTTCGGCGACGAGAAAGACCGGGTGGTGCAGCGGGAAAATGGTCAGACCACCTACTTCGCTTCGGATATCGCCTACCACCTGGAAAAGTTCAAACGCGGCTTCGACTGGGTCATCGACGTCTGGGGCGCCGACCATCACGGCTACATCCCGCGGGTCAAGGCCGCGCTGCAAGCGCTGGGCGAGAATCCCGACCGCCTGGACGTGTTGCTGGTGCAGTTCGCCATCCTCTACCGCAACGGCGAACGGGCCCAGATGTCCACCCGCTCCGGTGAGTTCGTCACCCTGCGCGAGTTGCGCCAGGAGGTCGGCAACGACGCCGCCCGTTTTTTCTATGTCATGCGCAAGAGCGAGCAACATCTGGATTTCGATCTCGACTTGGCCAAGTCGCAATCCAAGGACAATCCCGTATACTATATTCAGTATGCGTATGCTCGAATTTGTAGCGTTCTAAGACAACTGCATGAAAAAGGGCTCTCCCACGATCCGGCGCGCGGTCAAGCTCAACTGGCGCTGCTGGTCGAGCCGCACGAGGAAGTCCTGCTAGTGGCACTGTCGCGCTACCCCGAAGTGGTGGAAACGGCCGCTCTCAACCACGAGCCACACCAATTGGCGCATTATTTGCGGGATTTGGCCAACGCCTTCCACACTTACTACAACGAGCATCGAGTTCTGGTGAGCGACGACGCGCTGCGCGATGCTCGGCTCAATCTGAGCATGGCCACGCGGCAGGTGATCAAAAACGGTCTCGCCCTGCTGGGCGTTTCGGCCCCGGAGGTCATGTGAGCATCCGACGCGACTACAAGCCCGCCTCGACCTGGCAGCGCCGCCGGCGATCGGTGCGCCGTCATGGTCTGCTCGTGGTGACGCTGGTGTTGGTCGGCCTGTTCGGTGGCTTGCTGGCCTACATCAAGGACGACCGGAGCCAACTTCCAGCGGTTTCGACCG
Proteins encoded in this window:
- a CDS encoding cyclic nucleotide-binding/CBS domain-containing protein, which translates into the protein MTIPDHQAFLARLAPFNQLSEPELARLADELKVGHFQPGEILQKAGEVPACLYLIIDGLVYEVDGDPTLPGRESTETAAVANDGSPMWYVIALYGAEDVFDAGALLEGTGTHSFVVGKPTRCLQMPRPVFLQTIQNHPPLAAFYNQKISQRLATLRETDDRQELAAFTIARIQDVYIHPPLFVTAEASIHEAALAMKAHKTNSVLVRYGDEVGIVTATDLREAAIIQRRSVDEAIGPLATYDLIDMEPGDFLFNALLRMTHHNVNRLVIRDSKTIHGILEQIDLLSYLSNHSHLIALQIDRARSREDLKWASHDLVNVIRDLHDKGIKIRYIMQLVSELNKKLLRKLFALIAPPELLENACLLVLGSEGREEQVLKTDQDNALILRDGFSYPDLERITREFTESLIDFGYPRCPGNIMVSNPYWSKSVAAYKDELFQWIVHPSHDSFLQFAIFFDATAVAGDENLLRHVKDHMYRLLGDHRSFYSQFAKSTVAFETPLGFFTNFVVEKDRDELDIKKGGIFPIVHGARSLALEYRLPQTHTVDRIMALSQRNLFKPSFGVELIEVFIYLSTLRAEAGLRKIKQGIPQDNYLNPKDLNKLQREVLRDSFKIVNEFKKFITYHFKLGMIS
- a CDS encoding arginine--tRNA ligase — its product is MKTHLHHLIAQALQQLQQEGVLIDVDPSSIPLERTRDRTHGDFASTIALALAKTARRKPRELAERIKATLPASAHVAKVEIAGPGFINFFLAPTAYQAAVSEVLKQRDGFGRSTLGGGKRVQVEFVSANPTGPLHVGHGRGAAFGATVANLLEAIGYRVHREYYVNDAGRQMNILAASIWLRYLEHCGEQFRFPSNGYRGDYVRDIAARLYAEHDGAYMASAVHIFQDAPPDEIRNEAGEIIAPGDKEAHIDALVERARALLGDHHYRYIFELGLNTILDDIRDDLREFGVVYDEWYSELTLAESGAVNKTINRLRDTDYIYEQDGAFWFRSSAFGDEKDRVVQRENGQTTYFASDIAYHLEKFKRGFDWVIDVWGADHHGYIPRVKAALQALGENPDRLDVLLVQFAILYRNGERAQMSTRSGEFVTLRELRQEVGNDAARFFYVMRKSEQHLDFDLDLAKSQSKDNPVYYIQYAYARICSVLRQLHEKGLSHDPARGQAQLALLVEPHEEVLLVALSRYPEVVETAALNHEPHQLAHYLRDLANAFHTYYNEHRVLVSDDALRDARLNLSMATRQVIKNGLALLGVSAPEVM